A part of Candidatus Eremiobacteraceae bacterium genomic DNA contains:
- the dapA gene encoding 4-hydroxy-tetrahydrodipicolinate synthase, with product MRTGRFGPVVTAMITPMRANGAVHFDEAKRLARWLCDHGSTGIVVSGTTGEGPTLTDDEKVRLYREVAEAVGARAAVIANTGGNDTRASVELTRRACAAGVNAILAVGPYYNKPPQAGLVAHFTAMADASSVPVMIYNIPGRTAVNVLPETLAVLAGHPRIRAVKESSGDLMQIAEVVARTPADFDVYSGDDHLALPTAAIGGCGVVSVASHAAGPQIRAMLDAFARGENDAAADLHISLLPLIGALFAVTSPIPVKAAARMLGFDAGSCRPPLCELTSDQERALTAAIAPWIAVQAAAAVV from the coding sequence ATGAGAACCGGCCGGTTCGGACCAGTCGTCACGGCCATGATCACGCCGATGCGTGCGAACGGCGCCGTGCACTTCGATGAGGCAAAACGGCTCGCGCGGTGGCTGTGCGATCATGGCTCGACCGGCATCGTGGTGAGCGGCACGACGGGCGAAGGGCCGACGTTGACGGACGACGAGAAGGTCCGATTGTACCGCGAAGTTGCCGAAGCGGTCGGCGCTCGCGCCGCGGTCATCGCCAATACCGGCGGCAACGACACGCGAGCGTCGGTGGAACTCACGCGCCGCGCCTGTGCAGCCGGCGTAAACGCAATCCTGGCTGTCGGTCCGTACTATAATAAGCCGCCGCAGGCCGGTCTTGTGGCACACTTCACGGCCATGGCCGATGCTTCAAGCGTGCCGGTCATGATCTACAACATTCCGGGGCGCACCGCGGTCAACGTCTTGCCCGAAACCCTCGCCGTTCTGGCCGGTCATCCACGAATCCGGGCGGTGAAAGAATCTAGCGGCGATCTCATGCAGATCGCCGAGGTCGTCGCCCGCACGCCGGCCGACTTCGACGTCTACTCCGGCGACGACCATTTGGCGCTCCCGACAGCGGCGATCGGGGGCTGCGGCGTCGTGAGCGTGGCAAGCCACGCGGCGGGACCCCAGATCCGCGCGATGCTCGACGCCTTCGCGCGCGGCGAAAACGATGCCGCAGCCGACCTGCACATCAGCCTGCTGCCGCTCATCGGCGCGCTCTTCGCCGTGACAAGTCCGATCCCGGTCAAGGCGGCGGCGCGCATGCTCGGTTTCGACGCCGGCTCGTGCCGTCCACCGCTTTGCGAACTGACGAGCGATCAAGAGCGCGCGTTGACGGCCGCGATCGCGCCATGGATCGCGGTCCAAGCAGCGGCCGCTGTCGTCTGA
- a CDS encoding WecB/TagA/CpsF family glycosyltransferase, protein MITGSLSILGCRVDAVDTAAAVDLIGGWLNERRAAHVVTFGAEMAALAARDGRYRDAINAADLVVPDTVGVIWASGVLGHRLPERVAGIDLVDRVLETYASRGLRLFVLGASAGVAESAAQLLATRYEGVVIAGMHHGYFAADHDDDVARLVRSANANLLLVALGFPNQEYWIRDNLHAVGGAVCIGVGGALDVWAGRAARAPAAWRRLGLEWLYRLLREPNRFRRQLALPRFVVLVLAQALRGPTANPRT, encoded by the coding sequence TTGATCACCGGTTCCCTATCTATTTTGGGCTGCCGCGTCGACGCCGTGGACACAGCCGCGGCCGTCGATCTCATCGGTGGCTGGCTGAACGAACGACGCGCAGCGCATGTGGTCACGTTCGGCGCCGAGATGGCCGCACTCGCCGCGCGCGACGGCCGTTATCGCGACGCGATCAACGCTGCTGATCTCGTTGTGCCCGATACCGTCGGCGTGATCTGGGCGTCCGGCGTGCTCGGCCATCGGCTGCCCGAACGCGTCGCCGGCATCGATCTCGTCGATCGCGTGCTCGAGACCTACGCGTCACGCGGTTTGCGCTTGTTCGTGCTCGGCGCTTCGGCCGGCGTCGCCGAATCGGCCGCGCAACTGCTCGCCACGCGTTATGAGGGAGTTGTGATCGCCGGCATGCATCATGGCTACTTCGCGGCCGACCACGACGATGACGTCGCGCGGCTCGTGCGCAGCGCGAACGCAAATCTCTTGCTCGTCGCGCTCGGCTTTCCGAATCAAGAGTATTGGATCCGCGACAATCTGCACGCGGTAGGCGGCGCTGTGTGCATCGGCGTCGGCGGCGCGCTGGACGTATGGGCCGGCCGCGCCGCGCGCGCGCCCGCCGCATGGCGCAGATTGGGTCTTGAATGGCTCTACCGTCTGTTGCGCGAGCCCAATCGCTTTCGTCGTCAACTCGCGTTGCCTAGATTTGTCGTGCTCGTGCTTGCGCAGGCCCTGCGCGGGCCCACCGCAAACCCACGAACTTGA